One window of the Cotesia glomerata isolate CgM1 linkage group LG10, MPM_Cglom_v2.3, whole genome shotgun sequence genome contains the following:
- the LOC123272556 gene encoding extended synaptotagmin-2 isoform X3: protein MGDKEEENKLVEQTEEKISWPYMTIKSFSTSLILKVATVGAIWGWGYMNWSIGWLLPPVILSVWKVENSRSAELKRLTAQAAVMAREKDVITSRLDELPSWVYFPDFDRVEWLNKILYKVWPGMNHLVRDIVKEKIQPAIVQSLSEYKMTGFQFGRLVLGRIPPKVYGIKVYETNTSRSEIILDCDILYAGDCDISFSLGNIKGGIRDFQLRGMARVVLKPMLNVVPLVGGFQLFFLNNPSIDFNLVGIADVLDFPGFNQALRKVIKEQVSAIAVLPNKIIVPLSEDVPAEVLKMPEPEGVLRIHVVQAKHLMKKDIGMLGKGKSDPYAVINIGAQEFRTKTIDNTVDPKWDYWCECIVTSAIASLITISLWDYDDTKGDESLGRASIEVSKVKKRGTIDNWFTLEFAKHGMVHLRLTWLSLSKNVADLQAALLETQQLRVTSMSTAILTLFVDSAKNLPCLRGSKQPDVYLEASVGNKTERTATMLRSCDPIWEQGFTFLVGNPETSSLNIRILDDKTGSVVGTLTYSISMLMTKLNLEDMQHPYDLQNADPESKVIMSMSLHLLKYETPEINIEEEEDEEDFSQLQKKIERQESNISFSQGSSVPSTPLKKQPSKESIHSVANSTVSSSAAVPPAGEVEKNIESEMIILSESVNNSSAHPQLIQRHFSITSSAGDWKLGRIQLTLRYSVPRQKLVVVVHKVANLPLPLNDPSNIPDPYVKLYLLPDRHKETKRKTAVLKDNCNPIYDEQFEYIVSQGDLNERILEISVCTQKAWLSSSNNIMGQVRINLSEIDVTQAFTNWYDLMPEVKKE from the exons ATGGGTGACAaggaagaagaaaataaattagtcgAGCAgacagaagaaaaaattagctGGCCTTATATGACAATAAAGTCATTTTCAACCTCTTTGATTTTAAAAGTAGCTACCGTTGGAGCTATTTGGGGATGGGGCTACATGAACTGGAGTATTGGATGGCTGCTTCCTCCAGTGATACTCTCTGTATGGAAAGTTGAAAATAGCAGAAGCGCGGAGCTTAAGAGACTTACGGCGCAAGCTGCCGTTATGGCCAGAGAAAAAGATGTTATTACAAGCAGACTCGATGAATTACCATCCTGGGTTTATTTTCCTGATTTCGACAGAGTTGAATGGCTCAATAAA aTCTTATATAAGGTCTGGCCGGGTATGAATCATTTGGTTCGAGATattgttaaagaaaaaatacagCCGGCTATTGTTCAATCCTTATCAGAATATAAAATGACAGGATTTCAATTTGGTCGATTAGTTCTAGGCAGAATT ccACCCAAAGTTTATGGAATTAAAGTATACGAAACAAACACTTCAAGAagtgaaattattttagattgcGACATATT atatGCTGGAGATTGTGACATATCTTTTTCATTGGGTAATATCAAAGGAGGAATAAGAGATTTTCAATTACGTGGAATGGCTCGTGTTGTTTTGAAGCCAATGCTAAACGTTGTTCCTCTAGTAGGAGGATTTCAATTGTTCTTTTTGAATAATCCATCAATTGATTTCAATTTAGTGGGAATTGCGGATGTTCTCGATTTTCCTGgattcaa CCAAGCATTGCGAAAAGTAATAAAAGAACAGGTTTCCGCGATTGCAGTATTGCCGAATAAAATAATCGTGCCATTGAGCGAAGACGTGCCCGCTGAAGTTTTGAAAATGCCAGAACCGGag ggAGTGTTGAGGATTCATGTTGTTCAAGCGAAGCATTTGATGAAAAAGGACATCGGAATGTTGGGCAAAGGGAAATCCGATCCTTACGCTGTTATCAATATTGGTGCCCAGGAATTTAGGACGAAAACAATCGATAACACCGTAGATCCTAAGTGGGACTACTGGTGTGAG TGTATCGTGACATCAGCCATCGCAAGTTTGATCACCATATCTTTGTGGGACTACGATGACACAAAGGGTGACGAGAGCCTTGGAAG AGCCAGCATCGAGGTCAGCAAAGTCAAGAAGAGGGGTACAATCGATAAT tggTTTACACTCGAGTTTGCTAAACATGGAATGGTACATCTCCGATTGACCTGGTTGAGTCTTTCGAAAAATGTTGCTGACTTACAGGCT GCGTTATTGGAAACTCAGCAGCTACGTGTTACATCAATGAGTACTGCGATTTTGACATTATTCGTCGACTCTGCTAAAAATTTACCTTGCCTCCGGGGTAGCAAACAGCCTGATGTTTATTTGGAAGCGAGTGTTGGTAATAAAACAGAGAGAACTGCTACGATGTTGCGGTCTTGTGACCCGATTTGGGAGCAAGGGTTCACCTTTTTAGTCGGAAATCCAGAAACAAGTAGTTTGAATATCAga ATTCTAGATGACAAAACAGGATCAGTAGTAGGAACTCTAACGTACAGTATCTCAATGTTAATGACCAAATTAAATCTCGAAGACATGCAGCATCCTTATGATCTCCAGAACGCGGATCCtgaaagtaaagtaataatgTCGATGTCTTTACAccttttaaaatatgaaacacCGGAGATAAATATCGAAGAGGAAGAAGACGAAGAGGATTTCAGTCAGTTGCAGAAAAAAATCGAGCGTCAAGAATCTAACATCAGTTTTTCTCAAGGCAGCAgtg tgcCGTCAACCCCTCTAAAGAAACAACCCTCCAAAGAGTCGATACACAGCGTCGCAAACAGCACAGTTTCCAGTTCCGCTGCAGTCCCACCTGCAGGcgaagttgaaaaaaatattgagagCGAAATGATAATCCTATCGGAGTCTGTGAACAACAGTTCAGCCCACCCTCAATTAATTCAACGCCATTTTAGTATAACATCATCTGCTGGAGACTGGAAACTCGGTAGAATTCAGCTGACACTCCGTTACAGTGTCCCCCGACAAAAATTAGTGGTTGTAGTTCATAAAGTTGC CAACTTACCTCTGCCTTTGAATGACCCGTCAAATATTCCTGACCCGTATGTAAAACTTTACTTACTCCCAGATCGGCATAAGGAAACGAAACGCAAGACAGCTGTTCTCAAGGACAATTGCAACCCAATTTACGACGAACAATTTGAATATATTGTATCTCAAGGTGACTTGAATGAACGAATTCTTGAAATTTCAGTGTGTACGCAAAAAGCGTGGCTGTCTTCGAGCAACAACATTATGGGTCAAGTTCGTATAAATTTATCGGAAATCGATGTCACCCAAGCATTTACAAATTGGTATGATTTGATGCCAGAGGTAAAAAAAGAGTAA
- the LOC123272556 gene encoding extended synaptotagmin-2 isoform X1, protein MGDKEEENKLVEQTEEKISWPYMTIKSFSTSLILKVATVGAIWGWGYMNWSIGWLLPPVILSVWKVENSRSAELKRLTAQAAVMAREKDVITSRLDELPSWVYFPDFDRVEWLNKILYKVWPGMNHLVRDIVKEKIQPAIVQSLSEYKMTGFQFGRLVLGRIPPKVYGIKVYETNTSRSEIILDCDILYAGDCDISFSLGNIKGGIRDFQLRGMARVVLKPMLNVVPLVGGFQLFFLNNPSIDFNLVGIADVLDFPGFNQALRKVIKEQVSAIAVLPNKIIVPLSEDVPAEVLKMPEPEGVLRIHVVQAKHLMKKDIGMLGKGKSDPYAVINIGAQEFRTKTIDNTVDPKWDYWCEAIINTRSSGLEVAISLWDWDPNFPGVETDDLLGRASIEVSKVKKRGTIDNWFTLEFAKHGMVHLRLTWLSLSKNVADLQAALLETQQLRVTSMSTAILTLFVDSAKNLPCLRGSKQPDVYLEASVGNKTERTATMLRSCDPIWEQGFTFLVGNPETSSLNIRILDDKTGSVVGTLTYSISMLMTKLNLEDMQHPYDLQNADPESKVIMSMSLHLLKYETPEINIEEEEDEEDFSQLQKKIERQESNISFSQGSSVPSTPLKKQPSKESIHSVANSTVSSSAAVPPAGEVEKNIESEMIILSESVNNSSAHPQLIQRHFSITSSAGDWKLGRIQLTLRYSVPRQKLVVVVHKVANLPLPLNDPSNIPDPYVKLYLLPDRHKETKRKTAVLKDNCNPIYDEQFEYIVSQGDLNERILEISVCTQKAWLSSSNNIMGQVRINLSEIDVTQAFTNWYDLMPEVKKE, encoded by the exons ATGGGTGACAaggaagaagaaaataaattagtcgAGCAgacagaagaaaaaattagctGGCCTTATATGACAATAAAGTCATTTTCAACCTCTTTGATTTTAAAAGTAGCTACCGTTGGAGCTATTTGGGGATGGGGCTACATGAACTGGAGTATTGGATGGCTGCTTCCTCCAGTGATACTCTCTGTATGGAAAGTTGAAAATAGCAGAAGCGCGGAGCTTAAGAGACTTACGGCGCAAGCTGCCGTTATGGCCAGAGAAAAAGATGTTATTACAAGCAGACTCGATGAATTACCATCCTGGGTTTATTTTCCTGATTTCGACAGAGTTGAATGGCTCAATAAA aTCTTATATAAGGTCTGGCCGGGTATGAATCATTTGGTTCGAGATattgttaaagaaaaaatacagCCGGCTATTGTTCAATCCTTATCAGAATATAAAATGACAGGATTTCAATTTGGTCGATTAGTTCTAGGCAGAATT ccACCCAAAGTTTATGGAATTAAAGTATACGAAACAAACACTTCAAGAagtgaaattattttagattgcGACATATT atatGCTGGAGATTGTGACATATCTTTTTCATTGGGTAATATCAAAGGAGGAATAAGAGATTTTCAATTACGTGGAATGGCTCGTGTTGTTTTGAAGCCAATGCTAAACGTTGTTCCTCTAGTAGGAGGATTTCAATTGTTCTTTTTGAATAATCCATCAATTGATTTCAATTTAGTGGGAATTGCGGATGTTCTCGATTTTCCTGgattcaa CCAAGCATTGCGAAAAGTAATAAAAGAACAGGTTTCCGCGATTGCAGTATTGCCGAATAAAATAATCGTGCCATTGAGCGAAGACGTGCCCGCTGAAGTTTTGAAAATGCCAGAACCGGag ggAGTGTTGAGGATTCATGTTGTTCAAGCGAAGCATTTGATGAAAAAGGACATCGGAATGTTGGGCAAAGGGAAATCCGATCCTTACGCTGTTATCAATATTGGTGCCCAGGAATTTAGGACGAAAACAATCGATAACACCGTAGATCCTAAGTGGGACTACTGGTGTGAG GCAATCATCAATACACGAAGCTCAGGACTAGAAGTTGCTATAAGTCTTTGGGATTGGGATCCAAATTTTCCTGGGGTTGAAACTGACGATTTACTTGGAAG AGCCAGCATCGAGGTCAGCAAAGTCAAGAAGAGGGGTACAATCGATAAT tggTTTACACTCGAGTTTGCTAAACATGGAATGGTACATCTCCGATTGACCTGGTTGAGTCTTTCGAAAAATGTTGCTGACTTACAGGCT GCGTTATTGGAAACTCAGCAGCTACGTGTTACATCAATGAGTACTGCGATTTTGACATTATTCGTCGACTCTGCTAAAAATTTACCTTGCCTCCGGGGTAGCAAACAGCCTGATGTTTATTTGGAAGCGAGTGTTGGTAATAAAACAGAGAGAACTGCTACGATGTTGCGGTCTTGTGACCCGATTTGGGAGCAAGGGTTCACCTTTTTAGTCGGAAATCCAGAAACAAGTAGTTTGAATATCAga ATTCTAGATGACAAAACAGGATCAGTAGTAGGAACTCTAACGTACAGTATCTCAATGTTAATGACCAAATTAAATCTCGAAGACATGCAGCATCCTTATGATCTCCAGAACGCGGATCCtgaaagtaaagtaataatgTCGATGTCTTTACAccttttaaaatatgaaacacCGGAGATAAATATCGAAGAGGAAGAAGACGAAGAGGATTTCAGTCAGTTGCAGAAAAAAATCGAGCGTCAAGAATCTAACATCAGTTTTTCTCAAGGCAGCAgtg tgcCGTCAACCCCTCTAAAGAAACAACCCTCCAAAGAGTCGATACACAGCGTCGCAAACAGCACAGTTTCCAGTTCCGCTGCAGTCCCACCTGCAGGcgaagttgaaaaaaatattgagagCGAAATGATAATCCTATCGGAGTCTGTGAACAACAGTTCAGCCCACCCTCAATTAATTCAACGCCATTTTAGTATAACATCATCTGCTGGAGACTGGAAACTCGGTAGAATTCAGCTGACACTCCGTTACAGTGTCCCCCGACAAAAATTAGTGGTTGTAGTTCATAAAGTTGC CAACTTACCTCTGCCTTTGAATGACCCGTCAAATATTCCTGACCCGTATGTAAAACTTTACTTACTCCCAGATCGGCATAAGGAAACGAAACGCAAGACAGCTGTTCTCAAGGACAATTGCAACCCAATTTACGACGAACAATTTGAATATATTGTATCTCAAGGTGACTTGAATGAACGAATTCTTGAAATTTCAGTGTGTACGCAAAAAGCGTGGCTGTCTTCGAGCAACAACATTATGGGTCAAGTTCGTATAAATTTATCGGAAATCGATGTCACCCAAGCATTTACAAATTGGTATGATTTGATGCCAGAGGTAAAAAAAGAGTAA
- the LOC123272556 gene encoding extended synaptotagmin-2 isoform X2, with protein MGDKEEENKLVEQTEEKISWPYMTIKSFSTSLILKVATVGAIWGWGYMNWSIGWLLPPVILSVWKVENSRSAELKRLTAQAAVMAREKDVITSRLDELPSWVYFPDFDRVEWLNKILYKVWPGMNHLVRDIVKEKIQPAIVQSLSEYKMTGFQFGRLVLGRIPPKVYGIKVYETNTSRSEIILDCDILYAGDCDISFSLGNIKGGIRDFQLRGMARVVLKPMLNVVPLVGGFQLFFLNNPSIDFNLVGIADVLDFPGFNQALRKVIKEQVSAIAVLPNKIIVPLSEDVPAEVLKMPEPEGVLRIHVVQAKHLMKKDIGMLGKGKSDPYAVINIGAQEFRTKTIDNTVDPKWDYWCEFIVEQSSGVNNKVITHLFDKDKTGQDDQLGRASIEVSKVKKRGTIDNWFTLEFAKHGMVHLRLTWLSLSKNVADLQAALLETQQLRVTSMSTAILTLFVDSAKNLPCLRGSKQPDVYLEASVGNKTERTATMLRSCDPIWEQGFTFLVGNPETSSLNIRILDDKTGSVVGTLTYSISMLMTKLNLEDMQHPYDLQNADPESKVIMSMSLHLLKYETPEINIEEEEDEEDFSQLQKKIERQESNISFSQGSSVPSTPLKKQPSKESIHSVANSTVSSSAAVPPAGEVEKNIESEMIILSESVNNSSAHPQLIQRHFSITSSAGDWKLGRIQLTLRYSVPRQKLVVVVHKVANLPLPLNDPSNIPDPYVKLYLLPDRHKETKRKTAVLKDNCNPIYDEQFEYIVSQGDLNERILEISVCTQKAWLSSSNNIMGQVRINLSEIDVTQAFTNWYDLMPEVKKE; from the exons ATGGGTGACAaggaagaagaaaataaattagtcgAGCAgacagaagaaaaaattagctGGCCTTATATGACAATAAAGTCATTTTCAACCTCTTTGATTTTAAAAGTAGCTACCGTTGGAGCTATTTGGGGATGGGGCTACATGAACTGGAGTATTGGATGGCTGCTTCCTCCAGTGATACTCTCTGTATGGAAAGTTGAAAATAGCAGAAGCGCGGAGCTTAAGAGACTTACGGCGCAAGCTGCCGTTATGGCCAGAGAAAAAGATGTTATTACAAGCAGACTCGATGAATTACCATCCTGGGTTTATTTTCCTGATTTCGACAGAGTTGAATGGCTCAATAAA aTCTTATATAAGGTCTGGCCGGGTATGAATCATTTGGTTCGAGATattgttaaagaaaaaatacagCCGGCTATTGTTCAATCCTTATCAGAATATAAAATGACAGGATTTCAATTTGGTCGATTAGTTCTAGGCAGAATT ccACCCAAAGTTTATGGAATTAAAGTATACGAAACAAACACTTCAAGAagtgaaattattttagattgcGACATATT atatGCTGGAGATTGTGACATATCTTTTTCATTGGGTAATATCAAAGGAGGAATAAGAGATTTTCAATTACGTGGAATGGCTCGTGTTGTTTTGAAGCCAATGCTAAACGTTGTTCCTCTAGTAGGAGGATTTCAATTGTTCTTTTTGAATAATCCATCAATTGATTTCAATTTAGTGGGAATTGCGGATGTTCTCGATTTTCCTGgattcaa CCAAGCATTGCGAAAAGTAATAAAAGAACAGGTTTCCGCGATTGCAGTATTGCCGAATAAAATAATCGTGCCATTGAGCGAAGACGTGCCCGCTGAAGTTTTGAAAATGCCAGAACCGGag ggAGTGTTGAGGATTCATGTTGTTCAAGCGAAGCATTTGATGAAAAAGGACATCGGAATGTTGGGCAAAGGGAAATCCGATCCTTACGCTGTTATCAATATTGGTGCCCAGGAATTTAGGACGAAAACAATCGATAACACCGTAGATCCTAAGTGGGACTACTGGTGTGAG TTTATAGTGGAACAGAGCTCAGGAGTCAACAACAAAGTCATAACTCATCTTTTTGACAAAGACAAAACCGGACAAGATGATCAGCTCGGAAG AGCCAGCATCGAGGTCAGCAAAGTCAAGAAGAGGGGTACAATCGATAAT tggTTTACACTCGAGTTTGCTAAACATGGAATGGTACATCTCCGATTGACCTGGTTGAGTCTTTCGAAAAATGTTGCTGACTTACAGGCT GCGTTATTGGAAACTCAGCAGCTACGTGTTACATCAATGAGTACTGCGATTTTGACATTATTCGTCGACTCTGCTAAAAATTTACCTTGCCTCCGGGGTAGCAAACAGCCTGATGTTTATTTGGAAGCGAGTGTTGGTAATAAAACAGAGAGAACTGCTACGATGTTGCGGTCTTGTGACCCGATTTGGGAGCAAGGGTTCACCTTTTTAGTCGGAAATCCAGAAACAAGTAGTTTGAATATCAga ATTCTAGATGACAAAACAGGATCAGTAGTAGGAACTCTAACGTACAGTATCTCAATGTTAATGACCAAATTAAATCTCGAAGACATGCAGCATCCTTATGATCTCCAGAACGCGGATCCtgaaagtaaagtaataatgTCGATGTCTTTACAccttttaaaatatgaaacacCGGAGATAAATATCGAAGAGGAAGAAGACGAAGAGGATTTCAGTCAGTTGCAGAAAAAAATCGAGCGTCAAGAATCTAACATCAGTTTTTCTCAAGGCAGCAgtg tgcCGTCAACCCCTCTAAAGAAACAACCCTCCAAAGAGTCGATACACAGCGTCGCAAACAGCACAGTTTCCAGTTCCGCTGCAGTCCCACCTGCAGGcgaagttgaaaaaaatattgagagCGAAATGATAATCCTATCGGAGTCTGTGAACAACAGTTCAGCCCACCCTCAATTAATTCAACGCCATTTTAGTATAACATCATCTGCTGGAGACTGGAAACTCGGTAGAATTCAGCTGACACTCCGTTACAGTGTCCCCCGACAAAAATTAGTGGTTGTAGTTCATAAAGTTGC CAACTTACCTCTGCCTTTGAATGACCCGTCAAATATTCCTGACCCGTATGTAAAACTTTACTTACTCCCAGATCGGCATAAGGAAACGAAACGCAAGACAGCTGTTCTCAAGGACAATTGCAACCCAATTTACGACGAACAATTTGAATATATTGTATCTCAAGGTGACTTGAATGAACGAATTCTTGAAATTTCAGTGTGTACGCAAAAAGCGTGGCTGTCTTCGAGCAACAACATTATGGGTCAAGTTCGTATAAATTTATCGGAAATCGATGTCACCCAAGCATTTACAAATTGGTATGATTTGATGCCAGAGGTAAAAAAAGAGTAA
- the LOC123273432 gene encoding glutamic acid-rich protein-like, with translation MGPSYPFRACNSWVKYFQRTHKIKVTFQGIKNEEEEYKVDNQSKNKDEKSTAVGREEKVKQGIQKDVEKKNSKEINVNIVEVLNQPIYKKNVEYFENEDDIETTKHSTKNVNDKKQVSLVNVGLQTSDVLTQTEKIKRDKEINKTQVEIQEVKMEANKEVKEKVNNVIGFKSKYDERKELEQILLNWLSEIRSQRLEINGRKFREKALELHNSLNHRYDFRAQYHWIASFEKRYQVQVISRPRKGESISSEDKNSNSESISLTSKSVIQCHGKVSGIEEEIGEKSSSIVGLDGESVRNCDLASIRDSDSSSSLLKSHLQFGVNNIEIKEPLELFDKGLIREEKVSREVEDDWIDEVIETAKEEGEYWDWERAVHNQITQILVELEDSKLEEEIGRKELKNRQTENIEMRDSEEEATEVSGCGIGEVKARDEEEKLKEEIDEIKECEEDEVDTEDENNYSVSYNLLKRSDGSEKLVLDKSKEERNFDEKMQVDADDIKEENLTDEQVKVNARDEEEKLKEEIDEIKECEEDEVDTEDDENYDSVSYNLLKRSDVSEKLVLDKSKEERNFDEKMQVDADDMKEENLTEEQVKVNKENLATNGEEKGKDEEVEVEDEDDDSCDLFIDLNVSENLIVNETDEEKEVQGKNVNLATMEVFGDEIEEIEKKIMVIECEEEVENVFKEQEVKLGEKDLVTNVEEDQESIGEEEEEENIRNEVKNLDAMGNEENEMIIRKNKTLKQVTFATDVKIINAHHLPTNCPSLESSTFKPVNINMKEYVKILEYKLVFSKCQQFIKDQNIRQYFKRQQIKEFKRAIDVLIDKATSEDDLLDNLLMNKNWAPFGRMFCSEDIARVCEV, from the exons atgggaCCTTCGTACCCTTTTAGAGCTTGTAACTCTTGGGTTAAGTATTTCCAAAGAActcataaaattaaagttactTTCCAAGGAATTAAAAACGAGGAAGAAGAATATAAGGTAGATAATCAGTCTAAAAATAAGGATGAAAAATCGACA GCAGTTGGTCGAGAAGAAAAGGTTAAACAAGGAATTCAAAAAGacgtagagaaaaaaaatagtaaagagATAAATGTAAACATTGTTGAGGTTTTAAATCAAccaatttataagaaaaatgtggaatattttgaaaatgaagACGATATAGAGACAACAA AGCATTCtactaaaaatgttaatgataaaaaacaaGTGAGTCTAGTAAATGTCGGGCTACAAACTTCAGATGTATTAActcaaacagaaaaaataaaacgagacaaagaaattaataaaacgcAAGTGGAAATACAAGAAGTTAAGATGGAAGCAAATAAAGAAGTAAAAGAAAAAGTGAATAATGTTATTGggtttaaaagtaaatatgaTGAGAGAAAAGAGCTCGAACAAATTCTTTTGAACTGGTTAAGTGAAATACGAAGTCAGCGTCTTGAAATTAACGGAAGAAAGTTCCGAGAAAAAGCATTGGAATTACATAACTCATTAAATCATCGGTATGATTTTAGAGCACAATATCATTGGATTGCTTCTTTTGAAAAACGCTATCAAGTTCAAGTAATCTCTCGTCctagaaa AGGTGAAAGTATTTCTTCAGaagataaaaatagtaattcgGAATCGATTTCGTTGACTAGTAAATCAGTGATTCAATGTCACGGAAAAGTTAGTGGGATTGAGGAAGAAATTGGAGAAAAATCATCGAGCATTGTTGGACTTGATGGTGAGAGTGTAAGAAACTGTGACTTAGCTTCAATTAGAGACAGCgattcatcatcatcattattaaaatcGCATTTACAATTCGgagttaataatattgaaattaaagaaCCTTTAGAATTATTTGACAAAGGATTGATACGAGAAGAAAAAGTAAGTAGAGAAGTGGAAGATGATTGGATAGACGAAGTAATTGAAACAGCAAAAGAAGAAGGTGAATATTGGGATTGGGAACGTGCTGTTCATAATCAAATAACTCAAATTCTTGTTGAATTAGAAGATTCAAAATTAGAAGAAGAAATAGGtagaaaagaattaaaaaatagacaaACGGAAAATATAGAAATGAGAGATTCAGAAGAAGAAGCAACGGAAGTAAGTGGATGCGGAATTGGGGAAGTAAAGGCAAGagatgaagaagaaaaattgaaagaagaaatagatgAAATAAAGGAATGCGAGGAAGATGAAGTAGATACAGAAGATGAGAACAACTATTCAGTTtcatacaatttattaaaacgcTCTGATGGTTCAGAAAAGTTGGTCTTAGATAAATCCAAAGaagaaagaaattttgatgaaaagaTGCAAGTAGACGCTGATgatataaaagaagaaaatttgaCAGATGAACAAGTCAAAGTAAATGCAAGagatgaagaagaaaaattgaaagaagaaatagatgAAATAAAGGAATGCGAGGAAGATGAAGTAGATACAGAAGATGATGAGAACTACGATTCagtttcatataatttattaaaacgcTCAGATGTTTCAGAAAAGTTGGTCTTAGATAAATCCAAAGaagaaagaaattttgatgaaaagaTGCAAGTAGACGCTGATGATatgaaagaagaaaatttgACAGAAGAACAAGTCaaagtaaataaagaaaacttAGCTACGAATGGCGAAGAAAAAGGAAAAGATGAAGAAGTAGAGGTAgaagatgaagatgatgatTCATGTGATTTATTTATCGACTTGAATGTTTCAGAAAATTTGATTGTTAATGAAACGGATGAAGAAAAGGAAGTTCAAGGTAAAAATGTAAATCTAGCGACAATGGAAGTTTTTGGCGATGAAATAGAAGagatagagaaaaaaatcatgGTGATAGAATGTGAAGAAGAGGTAGAAAATGTATTCAAAGAACAAGAAGTAAAACTAGGCGAAAAAGATTTAGTGACCAATGTCGAAGAAGATCAAGAAAGTATAggtgaagaagaagaagaagaaaatattAGAAACGAAGTGAAAAATTTGGATGCGATGGGGAATGAAGAAAATGAAATGATTATC cggaaaaataaaacattgaaaCAAGTAACTTTTGCTACTGATGTCAAGATCATCAATGCTCATCATTTACCAACAAATTGTCCATCACTAGAATCATCAACTTTTAAACCAGTGAATATTAACATGAAGGAATATGTAAAAATACTAGAGTATAAATTGGTTTTTAGCAAGTGTCAACAATTTATAAAGGACCAGAATATTCGACAGTATTTCAAAAGACAACAAATAAAAGAGTTCAAACGAGCGATTGATGTTTTGATCGATAAAGCTACTTCTGAAGATGATTTATTGGATAATCTGTTGATGAATAAGAACTGGGCGCCATTTGGACGAATGTTCTGTTCAGAAGATATTGCTCGGGTCTGCGAAG tttaa